The Malus sylvestris chromosome 3, drMalSylv7.2, whole genome shotgun sequence genomic sequence GAATCAATCACAACAAGAGTGTTAGCTTACAGAGTGATGTGCATACTAAATAAGAAGCCTCAGTAATGATCAATCCAAACAGAAGAACTAGAAAAAGGGGATGATTCTTTTGTCCTGTACAACAAAGGCATGACAAGTACAACACAATCAAAATCAGCTGCAGCAGCCCTTGCAAGCCAACTTAAAAGGAAATCTATACGATCTAATTTTCTTTATTAGCTAGCTTGAACGTTAATATAACTTGCATGGAAACTACtagtaagaaaaaaattgtcttCACCTATACAGTTCCCAAAAGCTGGGCAATGGTGGTCAAGACCCTTTATGTATGCCTTGCAGATCCTGCAATATCGTACCCTCGTAACCAAACCAGAACCCTGAGAAAGACAGAGCACAATCAGCATCCAGATTACAATAAGCATGATACCAGAGCCAAATTATTCTTTAATGGAAAATGTTCTCTTAGTATACAGTCAAGCGTATTATATTGTCAATTGTCAATCTGTAATGCACATTCAAATAAAAATCAACTTAtccaagtttgaaatttgacaACACCACATGTTAACTCTTTCTAGTAAAAACCAAAAAGCAAAAACCGCTGCTCATTCTAGTACTGAAAAACTGAAGAGGATGAAAGCAAATACTTCAGTTGAGTCGTCAGATAAACCACTTGCTAAAACCTCCAACTCCTGCACAAATAAAAGTTCATTAACCAACTGCATTACACTATGAAACAACTTAATAGTTAAGGCACCCGTTAATTtcgacatatatatatagcactataaaaagagggaaaaaaatCCCCTCAAATTTTTTTGCATCAAAAGAGATGGAACCCAAGTTCAAAATCTCCAACCTTCTCATGAATATGAACTTCAGAAACTGAACCCTCCGCAACTTGGTCTGAAGAGGCAAACCCATTTGTTACAAAGCCAGGGTCACTTGTAATTATACTGCAATAACAACACACTTGTCACTGAGAGTTGTCAAATTTCGAAAATTCTAGAGTACACTAATGTATTGCATATATTGCGGAATTTAACGGATGGATGTGCGCTCAAGAATTTAGGCGTATCTAACGGGTTTACCCGAGCCACTTAGAATGCAATGTATTACACTGATGCAATTACTATTTACTCAGTCAAGTTTAGATGATTTTGAAGAGCAAACAAGCAACGCGGAGCTGGAAAAAGTACCAACCTGTAGAGACCAATGAGGAGGAAGACAACCTCACAGCTGAAAACGGCGTCGTTGAGCAGTGACACGGCTGCAGCAGGCACAACACACAGATTAACTGTTCAAATTTGCTCAGCACACCCAAAACATTTGAATTAGTTTAATTGATGAAGTTAACTAATTGAGGTCACCTTGACTGATAACTGATATGTAAAACCCCCAAATGAAGAGAATGTTGAAGAACACGAAAGCCGGAGCTGAAGCGCGGCGTTTCAGAAGGGTCCTTCTGCACCATCCgccaaaacccagaaagaagagaagCAGCAGGGCCGAGAGAGCGAGTTGGGCGAGGAAGGAAGAGGCGGAGAAGAAGCGGGGGACGAGAG encodes the following:
- the LOC126614186 gene encoding uncharacterized protein LOC126614186 isoform X2, producing MDETPDERKRSGRSKSIGPCVISCIFVFLTHLVLSLVPRFFSASSFLAQLALSALLLLFFLGFGGWCRRTLLKRRASAPAFVFFNILFIWGFYISVISQAVSLLNDAVFSCEVVFLLIGLYSIITSDPGFVTNGFASSDQVAEGSVSEVHIHEKELEVLASGLSDDSTEGSGLVTRVRYCRICKAYIKGLDHHCPAFGNCIVVAKSRLLRRPSLEPTLSENLTVSTIMFTILQLVWQVLFVIWHIYCVCFNIRTDEWINWKKHPEFQLLVQPQPGKNFTNIKFRNPYDKGIRQNVKEFLALRA
- the LOC126614186 gene encoding uncharacterized protein LOC126614186 isoform X1; amino-acid sequence: MDETPDERKRSGRSKSIGPCVISCIFVFLTHLVLSLVPRFFSASSFLAQLALSALLLLFFLGFGGWCRRTLLKRRASAPAFVFFNILFIWGFYISVISQAVSLLNDAVFSCEVVFLLIGLYSIITSDPGFVTNGFASSDQVAEGSVSEVHIHEKELEVLASGLSDDSTEGSGLVTRVRYCRICKAYIKGLDHHCPAFGNCIGQKNHPLFLVLLFGLIITEASYLVCTSLFVAKSRLLRRPSLEPTLSENLTVSTIMFTILQLVWQVLFVIWHIYCVCFNIRTDEWINWKKHPEFQLLVQPQPGKNFTNIKFRNPYDKGIRQNVKEFLALRA